The DNA window GTCGGGTCGCGCGACATCTTGCTGGTTGCGCCGCTGGCGACGCTGGCGGGCGTCGCCGCCGGCAGCATCATCGGCCTGGTGCTTGGCTATTTCGACGGCCTGGTCGATGCCATCGGGGCGCGGCTGCTCGATACACTGATGGCGTTTCCGTTCATCGTTCTCGTCACCATGACGCTGGTGGCGATCGGCCCGTCGAACCTGACCGTCATCCTGGTGATCGGCATCGCCTACGCGCCGCTGGTGGCGCGCACCGTTCGCGCCGCCGTGCGCGAGCAGAAGGAGCGCGACTATGTCAGCGCCGCCCGGCTCGGCGGTGAGGGGCCGCTTGCCATCATGTTCCTGGAGATCCTGCCCAACATCAGGGAAACGATCCTGATCGAGCTCGTGACAAGGTTGGGCTACGCGTTCTTTTCGATCGCGACGCTGAGCTTTCTCGGCCTCGGCATCCAGCCGCCATCGGCAGATTGGGGGCTGGCCGTCGCCGATGGCTATGGCTTCCTGACCGGCGGCAAATGGTGGGTCGTCGTCTTCAATTCCGCGGCAATCGTCTCGTTGGTCATGGCGACCAACCTGATCGCACAAGGCATCGGCGCCTTCGAAAACAGCGATGCATGAGCCTTGATCGGGCGTGTCGAAAAATCTCTTTTGCATTGAAGCCTGACGCGCATCCTTATATCGCATGGCTATGAAGAAAATCGGTTTCCTGTCGTTCGGGCACTGGACGCCCTCGTCGCAATCGCAAGTGCGCTCGGCATCGGATGCGCTTTTGCAGTCCATCGATCTGGCCGTCGCCGCCGAGCAGCTTGGCGCGGATGGCGCCTATTTCCGCGTGCATCACTTCGCCCGCCAGCTCGCTTCGCCGTTTCCGCTGCTGGCGGCCGTCGGCGCCAAGACCAGCCGCATCGAGATCGGCACCGCGGTCATCGACATGCGCTATGAGAATCCGCTCTACATGGCCGAGGATGCGGGTGCGGCCGACATCATCGCCGGAGGCCGCCTGCAGCTCGGCATCAGCCGTGGCTCGCCGGAGCAGGTGATCGATGGCTGGCGCTATTTCGGCTACGCGCCGCCGGAAGGCAAAAGCGACGCCGACATGGCGCGGCATCACGCCGAGGTCTTCCTCGAGACGCTGCGCGGCGAGGGGTTCGCACAGCCCAATCCGCGGCCGATGTTTCCCAATCCGCCCGGCCTCTTGCGCCTCGAGCCGCATTCGGAGGGCTTGCGCGAGCGGATCTGGTGGGGCGCGGCCACCAACGCGACGTCGGAATGGGCGGCGAAGCTTGGCATGAACCTGCAAAGCTCGACGCTCAAATTCGACGAGAGCGGCAAGCCGTTCCATATCCAGCAGGCCGAGCAGATCCGCATCTATCGCGCGGCCTGGAAGGCGGCCGGCCACAAGCGCGAGCCGCGCGTCTCGGTCAGCCGCAGCATCTTCGCGCTGGTCGACGATCGCGACCGTGCCTATTTCGGGCGCGGCAATGAGAGCCGCGACCAGATCGGCTTCATCGAGGAGAACACCAAGGCGATCTTCGGGCGCAGCTATGCCGCCGAGCCGGATGTGCTGATCAAGGAATTGGCGCAGGACGAGGCGATCGCCGAGGCCGATACGCTGCTGCTCACCGTTCCGAACCAGCTCGGCGTCGACTACAATGCGCATGTCATCGAGGCGATCCTGACCCATGTCGCGCCGGCGCTGGGCTGGCGTTGACGCCGGATCGATCGAGGCGGAGTGCTCCAGGGAGGTACACCATGCCAAAGAA is part of the Mesorhizobium loti genome and encodes:
- a CDS encoding ABC transporter permease — its product is MTDLAEFPAPRRAVAGFPAVRRICKAFAALPPSVVVGSLLLLFWVVCAMAGNLFVPYDPYAEDFLAMLTPPDALHWFGTDQLGRDVLSRIVVGSRDILLVAPLATLAGVAAGSIIGLVLGYFDGLVDAIGARLLDTLMAFPFIVLVTMTLVAIGPSNLTVILVIGIAYAPLVARTVRAAVREQKERDYVSAARLGGEGPLAIMFLEILPNIRETILIELVTRLGYAFFSIATLSFLGLGIQPPSADWGLAVADGYGFLTGGKWWVVVFNSAAIVSLVMATNLIAQGIGAFENSDA
- a CDS encoding LLM class flavin-dependent oxidoreductase, producing the protein MKKIGFLSFGHWTPSSQSQVRSASDALLQSIDLAVAAEQLGADGAYFRVHHFARQLASPFPLLAAVGAKTSRIEIGTAVIDMRYENPLYMAEDAGAADIIAGGRLQLGISRGSPEQVIDGWRYFGYAPPEGKSDADMARHHAEVFLETLRGEGFAQPNPRPMFPNPPGLLRLEPHSEGLRERIWWGAATNATSEWAAKLGMNLQSSTLKFDESGKPFHIQQAEQIRIYRAAWKAAGHKREPRVSVSRSIFALVDDRDRAYFGRGNESRDQIGFIEENTKAIFGRSYAAEPDVLIKELAQDEAIAEADTLLLTVPNQLGVDYNAHVIEAILTHVAPALGWR